The proteins below come from a single Fusarium verticillioides 7600 chromosome 3, whole genome shotgun sequence genomic window:
- a CDS encoding hypothetical protein (At least one base has a quality score < 10) yields MAGMKFERAEVLSEQDMWYCPRCKEHRRASKKFVLWKSPDILVAHLKRFSNSGWRRDKLDVMVDFPIEGLDLTSRVIQKEDGKDEIYDLIAVDDHYGGLGGGHYSAYAKNFVDGRWYNYNAKKTLKKKARWGKAQRLGEGSSLIGLSSAGIGAVATRHLGGRGSDRITVTSLAGPDDEDEDLPPYDGANGMGSIHSTVEDEGVDVNGSYQRLDNKSLNLVQGWNFEGLGDSGAEDSTGADIGSDDVQLDSSADERGLGQFDDHDTIMTGQDPAEGEPESAAPRTTILTDTQKSTWDRKDVIDVQTTAGSDRDSNEVAEIHLENEKGTKAE; encoded by the exons ATGGCTGGGATGAAGTTTGAAAGAGCCGAAGTTCTCTCCGAGCAAGATATGTGGTATTGTCCCCGCTGCAAAGAGCATCGGCGAGCCAGCAAGAAGTTCGTCCTGTGGAAATCGCCAGATATTCTTGTCGCGCATCTCAAGCGCTTTAGCAACTCTGGATGGCGCCGCGACAAGTTGGACGTCATGGTTGACTTCCCTATCGAGGGTCTCGACCTTACTTCCAGAGTCATTCAAAAAGAGgatggcaaggatgagataTATGATTTgattgctgttgatgatcatTACGGAGGTCTCGGTGGAGGCCATTACTCCGCCTATGCCAAGAACTTTGTCGATGGGCGATGGTATAACTACAATG CGAAGAAaactctgaagaagaaggcgaggtGGGGGAAGGCCCAGCGTCTCGGCGAGGGTTCCTCCCTGATTGGGTTGTCGAGCGCTGGGATCGGAGCCGTAGCAACTCGCCATCTCGGCGGTCGTGGTTCGGATAGAATCACCGTCACCTCTTTAGCTGGACcggacgacgaagacgaagatcTCCCACCCTACGATGGAGCTAACGGGATGGGGAGCATCCACAGCACTGTCGAGGACGAGGGTGTAGATGTCAATGGAAGCTACCAGCGCCTGGACAACAAGTCACTCAACCTCGTCCAGGGTTGGAATTTCGAGGGCCTGGGCGATAGCGGTGCCGAAGACTCTACAGGTGCAGACATTGGTTCTGATGATGTCCAGCTAGACTCTTCAGCTGATGAGCGTGGCCTCGGCCAATTTGATGATCACGACACAATCATGACAGGACAGGACCCCGCTGAGGGCGAACCTGAGTCTGCCGCTCCTCGAACGACGATTCTTACAGACACCCAGAAGTCTACATGGGACCGTAAGGATGTGATCGATGTGCAAACCACGGCAGGGAGCGACAGGGATTCGAACGAAGTGGCCGAGATCCatcttgagaatgagaaggGAACCAAGGCCGAGTAG
- a CDS encoding hypothetical protein (At least one base has a quality score < 10) translates to MSGDADLPQRSSSPLKRRASSMDPENDADRTRDVNMGTSQANESVERTSQLVPESLPRDMSVEAPEPTASSPAEAFPAQPIPSLQEQIKIIETLLKAYQEAQVKEGDKAYLISNTWVQKALSLRGGPKDSKEEDSTSDPLGPVDNSDIIEEVVTEPTGNEYIRLKQGTNENEFTLFPEDAWRMVVDWYGIKNGQEAIIRAAINTAEPGEEPVVQFEFHPPVFTVHRLWSEISPLPIEQSLKAKNPTPYKFVRSRKYHAQTFVKEIKIATGVPLDRKIRLFMVPQVQRVAGPSEPSRALTPPDSPGRTDSRAGSTDTWSKLLLDNGSFSQVRDQRIKCKLEDRTTDPNFNGRSNLTMFDLVTDQTLVIDEAIDSFWVSNYTGKTPPNGLAIPTRSGLASSNASGRTSPAPGGPSTRGRTGKKSGRSIGVVGLQNLGNTCYMNSALQCVRSVEELTKYFLTNEYLDEVNKTNLLGYNGKVAITYGNLLKEIYTEGRGSVTPRDFKNTIGRCRSTFSGYGQQDSQEFLGFLLDALQEDLSRVKKKPYIEKPDSTDDMINNPEAIKEMADKVWDITRLRDDSVIADLFTGLYKSTLKCPECGKISITFDPFNNLTLPIPVDDVWTAKIKFLPLNDVPVMFEVELPKHSAIEQLKQFLSARTGVPVERLIGGEEYKDRFKIYDNNLDVSEEIAKNDLATFHELDAAPTNWPHKANKPRSMLDIDTPLEAPWDDPRYERIVVPVFHRIPSNYGRARDGVAPPSFICFTKEEASDIDLIRRKILEKISNFSTWSKLRNGPEENSDIADGEVVASDADSSGDSKVVANSVEGEDDMVDVHMKDTSEVLPHQPQILKRFNKSRPRFIDPDSFLEPELQNLFDLCYFTDKAYSGDVPTGWSNVDHHQLLPKLSDRIPQQSPDDDDTASRDDESSTPSNEDVSSNDESIKAETTQTRMVEESSEEEAPEAPEAPRKFNGRPSKVKGRKLKGQKFNKQANKRRERIQNKKHKAASVKPQPQPPAVADGGPLIRLREGIVVDWHEEAWG, encoded by the exons ATGAGTGGCGATGCTGACCTGCCCCAACGCTCGTCATCGCCTTTGAAACGACGTGCTTCCAGTATGGATCCCGAAAACGATGCGGATAGGACCCGCGATGTCAACATGGGTACATCACAAGCCAACGAGTCTGTCGAACGAACCTCACAGCTGGTCCCTGAATCGCTGCCTCGTGATATGAGCGTTGAAGCACCTGAGCCCACGGCAAGCTCGCCCGCTGAGGCTTTCCCTGCGCAGC CAATTCCTTCGCTCCAAgaacagatcaagatcatAGAAACTCTCTTAAAAGCCTATCAAGAAGCGCAAGTGAAGGAAGGGGACAAGGCctatctcatctccaacaccTGGGTTCAAAAGGCACTGTCATTACGCGGCGGCCCCAAGGAcagcaaggaggaggattccACATCGGACCCTCTCGGCCCTGTTGACAACTCGGATATCATTGAAGAAGTCGTTACAGAACCTACCGGCAACGAATACATTCGTCTGAAGCAAGGAACTAATGAGAATGAATTCACGCTCTTTCCAGAGGATGCTTGGAGGATGGTTGTCGACTGGTACGGTATCAAGAACggtcaagaagccatcatTCGTGCTGCTATCAACACTGCTGAACCCGGCGAAGAGCCTGTTGTTCAGTTCGAGTTCCACCCTCCAGTTTTTACTGTTCACCGTTTATGGTCCGAAATTAGCCCACTTCCCATCGAGCAGTCCCTCAAGGCCAAAAACCCTACTCCTTACAAGTTCGTCAGAAGTCGCAAATACCATGCACAGACATTTGTCAAGGAGATTAAGATAGCCACCGGCGTACCACTAGACCGCAAAATTCGCTTATTCATGGTACCTCAAGTCCAGCGGGTTGCTGGTCCCTCAGAGCCCTCACGAGCCCTCACGCCTCCGGACTCCCCAGGTCGGACAGACAGCAGGGCTGGCTCTACAGACACATGGTCGAAACTTCTCCTCGACAATGGTTCCTTTTCTCAAGTCCGCGACCAAAGGATCAAATGTAAGCTGGAAGACAGGACCACTGACCCCAACTTCAACGGCAGGTCGAACTTGACCATGTTCGATCTCGTGACAGACCAAACTCTGGTTATCGATGAGGCCATTGACTCCTTCTGGGTCAGCAACTACACTGGCAAAACTCCTCCGAATGGATTGGCCATCCCTACCAGAAGTGGTCTGGCCTCTTCTAATGCAAGCGGTCGAACCAGTCCCGCTCCCGGTGGCCCATCAACACGTGGCCGAACGGGAAAGAAGTCGGGTCGGAGCATCGGCGTTGTTGGTTTGCAGAACCTAGGAAATACATGTTATATGAACTCTGCGCTTCAGTGCGTACGAAGCGTCGAGGAGTTGACCAAGTACTTCTTGACCAACGAATATCTTGATGAGGTCAATAAGACTAACCTCCTGGGATATAACGGGAAAGTTGCAATAACCTACGGGAACCTTCTGAAGGAGATATATACGGAGGGCAGAGGCTCCGTGACTCCTCGAGATTTCAAGAATACGATCGGCCGTTGCCGGTCGACTTTCTCTGGATATGGTCAACAGGACTCGCAGGAATTCCTTGGATTTCTCTTGGATGCTCTTCAGGAAGACCTGAGCCGAGTGAAAAAGAAACCTTACATCGAGAAGCCTGACTCCACTGACGACATGATTAACAATCCGGAAGCTATAAAGGAAATGGCAGACAAGGTCTGGGACATAACGCGCCTCCGGGACGACTCAGTCATTGCCGACCTCTTCACAGGTTTGTATAAATCAACACTCAAATGTCCTGAGTGTGGCAAGATCAGCATCACGTTCGATCCTTTCAACAATCTGACCCTTCCTATTCCTGTCGACGACGTTTGGACGGCTAAAATCAAATTCTTGCCCCTCAACGATGTGCCGGTCATGTTTGAGGTCGAACTGCCCAAGCACAGCGCTATTGAACAGCTCAAACAGTTCCTCTCCGCCCGGACGGGTGTACCTGTGGAGCGATTGAtaggaggagaagagtaCAAGGATCGCTTCAAGATTTACGACAACAACCTAGATGTTAGTGAAGAAATCGCGAAAAATGATCTTGCGACCTTCCACGAGTTGGATGCTGCCCCAACCAACTGGCCACACAAAGCGAACAAGCCACGCTCCATGCTGGATATCGACACTCCTCTCGAAGCTCCCTGGGATGACCCGCGCTATGAAAGGATAGTGGTACCCGTATTTCACCGTATCCCGTCAAACTATGGTCGTGCTCGGGATGGTGTGGCTCCCCCAAGCTTCATCTGCTtcaccaaggaagaagcttCCGACATCGACCTCATTCGACGCAAGATCCTGGAGAAGATCTCGAACTTCTCAACTTGGTCCAAACTCAGGAACGGCCCGGAGGAGAACTCTGATATCGCTGATGGAGAGGTGGTTGCTTCGGATGCTGACTCGTCTGGCGATAGTAAAGTTGTCGCTAACTCGGTTGAAGGTGAGGATGACATGGTCGATGTGCACATGAAGGACACCAGCGAGGTTCTCCCCCATCAACCACAGATTCTAAAACGATTCAACAAGAGCAGGCCCAGGTTTATCGACCCAGATAGCTTCCTTGAACCTGAACTGCAAAACCTTTTCGACCTTTGCTACTTCACAGACAAAGCCTATTCTGGCGATGTGCCAACGGGCTGGTCTAACGTCGATCACCACCAATTACTCCCTAAGTTATCGGATCGTATCCCTCAACAGTCacctgatgatgatgatacgGCCAGTCGTGACGACGAAAGCAGCACGCCTTCTAATGAAGATGTCAGCAGCAATGACGAGAGTATCAAGGCAGAGACAACACAAACTAGAATGGTGGAAGAGTCCAgtgaggaagaagctccagaagctccagaagctccaCGA AAATTCAATGGACGTCCCTCAAAGGTAAAAGGacgcaagctcaagggccAGAAATTCAACAAGCAAGCCAACAAGCGCCGAGAACGTATACAGAACAAGAAACACAAGGCAGCTTCTGTCAAGccccagcctcaacctcctgctgttgctgatggtgGACCTCTGATTCGCCTGCGAGAAGGCATTGTGGTAGACTGGCACGAGGAAGCTTGGGGATAA